The genomic window TGGAGGAACACCACTGATATGAACGTATAGCCTCAATCCACACCAAAGCTCTATAATGGAAGGTGACAATGTTGGAGATGATTTACTTAGAAGTAACCCAACTTCACTCTGCATGTCAGCAATATTGTACAAAATCATACAAGTGAGTCCCCATTACTTAGAAATTTCCCGATATTGTACATGGTATGACATTGATGGGATTTAATTAGAATTCCGTGCAGTAGTATTTACTCATTGCCGGAAACAGTTAACGTAATTGTACACATTTCTCTTCgggtgaattttttttttttgttaatattCTGAAATAGAGACTACAATTCATTTTGTATTCGCTGATGACATTTGTATTTAAAGTTTTGCAAAAGGTGGTCGATGATATGCAAGTCAGGTACAAAGACAATAAAATTATCATAACGTTAGTACATGCATTTGATCGCTGCTGACCTGCTAATGATACGTTTCAACACGGATCCAAAAATTGCTTGTACACGATTGAGAAAAAACATAACATTGGCACCAAGCCTGATCGCAGATCtgtattgttttttatttgttgaactaggcaagtcagttaagaacaaattcttatttacaataacggcctacccagCTAAACCCTAACACgtacgatgctgggccaattgtgcgctgccctatgggactcccaatcatagccggctatgatacagcctggaattaaaaacagggtctgtagtgatgcctctagcaccgagatgcagtgccttagaccgctacgccactcgggagtccCAAATGTGCTTTGGCCAACATCTGATTCGCTGTTATGCTAAACAGTCTTGCAATGTAAAGGTCGACTCTGTTGGGCAGGTTTAAATAAATGAGTACCAGGAGTAAAGTGGGTCATTTCTGATTCAATAACCCATGCTGCCGCAGTGTTTACaacatcacatacagtacatgcagttAGCCAAACCCCTTGGAATCTCAGTTGGCTAGTATTTTGAATCACATACTCGTGAGGGCACatgcagatctgggaccaggttaattGGTGAAAATACTTAACTTTGTACTGATTGTTTCAAGTGCATGCATTATGTAAGGTAATAGCCTATGACTTGATACAATAAAACACATTTGAAAAGCTTCAGTTGTATTGTATTCCGACAAATTTGTATCATGTCATGTAGTGTCGGTTGTATGCCAGTGCTATTGTTTCGCATTAGTGTTTCAGAGCCATTTACACGAGGTGGTGCTGTTGCTTTACTGACGGAGCCACCCACACATTACCCTGCTTTCTCAAATCTGGCTATAGAGGTCTACAGCAATGTTGTTTTCCCCTCGAATCGGCGAATGATAAGTAGGGTTGTTAAATGTTTTAATGGTGACTGACCACTGTCAGACTGTGAGGATCCACCAGATCTGCAGATTCCTAGAGTGTGTTTTTCCATGCAAATGTTGAGATGATGCCTATAATCAACAATCCCCTGCACACAGCAGATGTGCACTACAACATTGTGGCTCTCAGAATACCGATTAAGAGTTGCACTCATTATCAAACAAGCAATCAAGCAAAGAATGTCTCTTACTCTGTGCCAATCTATTACTTTGAACAGATGTCCTACTTTTAGTCAATGGCATAAAGAAGATAAACCATGTATGTTAATTTGAGATCATGTATTTTATTATGCGATCAGACAGTTGTAAAGCTTTCCAAACATTTAACTTTCCAGCAAGCAAAGATTAATATGAGGCATACATGGTCAATCATTAAGACATGATATACGATTGGGATTATCTGAAAAGATAACCATGGCTGCACCTGTAAATGAATAATGATGATATGTCCATAATTTCATACTATCACATAACGAGTTGAAACATCAGCAACCTTTAAAGTATACTTTGGcatattattcaattattaaaGTTTCTTAGCAGCTTTATAACCATGGCAATATATAGCCCAACTACATTTTTGATGCAGATACTTTTGAACAAGCTACATAAGAAGACTATAATATAATGAAGGCTAACAATGCATATACTTCAATTAAAATACATAAAAGCAAGATATCATTCAACAACCACTTTAAAGCAGTAGCTTTTGTAAATGAATACATTTCAAGTGACTCTCAGGAGAGAAATCTCATTGGACCTAAAATAACAGACATTTACCTCATACTGTATTCCCACACAGTAGTAAAACAAGAGGTAACAACATTTATGGTAGAATTAGTAACCATAGTTTCATATGAGTGCATCATCTCTGCATACTGTCAATGGCTCTTTAAAACATCCTTCATAGGCGATAATTATTTGTGCACTAACAATTCAATTCTACAGTGAATTTCATATATGTACATGTATAGGCAGTTAGGCACTGGTATGTAGGACATGCATATTACTTCCATTATAAAAGTCAGAAAAGCTTATTAAAATGTAGTCTAGATTCACAAAGGGTTGTAAACTGCAGCACTTCATGCGGGAAATGGATTGAGATCCTCCCCTCCTGAGCACTTATTGAATGCTTCAGTCCTTTTTCCCATGGCCTTTGAATGCATCCATGAAATTGAATGCCCCCATGTAGTCTCCCAAGAGGAGCCCCATCTTAGTGGGCAAAATGCTGTGAGAAGAGAACACACGTGATAAAAAGAGACGGGGGTTATTTATTCTACTTAACAGCAGCTGTAAATTATTGAcctattttttcttcttctccaaaCGCACAAAACCCAataaatactgaacaaaataatTGAATAGTCATGTACATATACTGTACGTCATGTATATGTGCAGTAAAGCCATTCTGTGAAGAACGGCTGCACTTCAAACATCAATAATCAAACGTAAAATGTCTTTATGACTGACATAAATGCTAGTGACTCCATATGATCATGCACCACATTAACTTTTACAATCATTTTTCGTAAAAAAATTACAATAGGAACCATCAAAGGCTTTGTGGTAGTGTGCAGATTTCCATACAGATTTCCATACGGAAGTAGAGCTTGATTACAATTGatacaggaggaataggaggtgagtcatctctctctctctctctctctctctctctctctctctctctctcctatatctctctccttctctttccattcttgctctctctttctctcctatctctctctttctctcctatctccctctctctccctctctctctctctgaggtgctCTCATTCATGGAGGGCTTCCCAGCTAAAGCCCAACTGACTAAATGTCCACCTTAGAATCCAGGTTCTTTTGTGAGTTAATCATCTTTCCAATTTATGCATTTTTGGCACTTCAATCAAATTCAAGGAATACATTTTCATTAAATTAGTTGCAGTAGGTAATTAGCAATAGGATTTCTTTAAAAATGCACCATTAAGAGTGGGAGTTTTACGCCTGTGTGAAGGTACTGAAGGGCCCAGATGCAGTTTAGAATTAATGTCAGTGAATCCTTAGATAAAACAGTGTGCTCAGATTAgcaagtgtgtgtgggggtgtgtgttgaAATATTATTCCCCTCTTGCAATGGGGTCATAGTCCCACTAAAAAGTTCAACTCTAAAAAGTTCAATTCTGTCCCAATCTAACAGCAGAGAAGCAGTCTGCGGTAGAGAAAATGTCTGTCTACATTCTCAGTTCCTGTTCTAGGCTGTGTTGTAATCACTCACGTGTTATGACCTTTCCCTACCGCCTCTGAAACCAATGACTATGTTTATAGCGTTTGATATGAATGATTAGCATGAACTACTATCCAAAGCATTCGTAGCACATCCTTAAACACTGAATAAACATGACATAATGGCTAGAGCTACATAGACAGTTATTTTGACATGGAATCGTGTGGTGTGTCATCTTGTTTCTGCGAGCGTGTTCCTGTTGATTGTGTGAAATAAGTACACATGGGTGGGTGTATGCGAGTCCGTGTACATGTCGGAAAGTTGTATGTGCGTGCGGTCGAGTGTACTGTAAGCGTGTGTGCACTTatttgtgtgtttgcgtgtgcgttTTGTGCCCGCTACCCGCCTTCGACTCAGTCTCTCACGcaacctcctctctccactctttgTTTACACACGCACCTTTCCACCTAGGCAGCTGTCAGGTCAAGTATCCTCTGTGGCAGGCCTGCATTAATCACTCAGATCTCTAGAGCAATCTCTAGTGTTTAGACAAGCACCACCACAAACAACGTGTTCCAGCTCTCAATCTCACTCACTccactctcaatctctctcactccACTCTCAATCTCAGTCCCTGTGATAGAAGTATTTGCACTTTTGCTTATAGCCCCCACACCATTTGACACAATGAAGGCTTGCTCATCTGCATTCGTATCGGATCAATCTGCTTGGTGTCTGTCCAGTTGAGGGACAAACAACAATGTTTATGCACGCAATGGCTTTATTGACCCAACTCCTGCTTCTGCGCACACATAGGTCCCTAAACCATTCTGCTGTTTTATTTAACCACCATGTTTCTATTTTGATGTAAAAATACTGCAATGTGGATTTGGTTGAATTGAGCCCGGTGAGTAAAGTAACCTCTAcactttcaatgcattttttgCCGCAAAAGTTGGGTATCCGCTTGCCAAAATAAAAAAGGTGCGTGAACTGCGTTAACGTGAGTTTACCCTTCACTACACCACTGTTCTCAGTCCACAGTGTCAACAGTTTTATCTGTTGCGTCCTCTCCATACATTTTTGTTGTGTCAACAATCTAGGTCATTGCTGAGTACAAAGGTTTGAAAGTCAGTGTTGGGTGGATCATAATAAtgccttaataaatacaaataaatacacttTTAAGACACATTTccgttgaatgcattcagttgtacatccccctttcccttcccttttctTTATGAGTCCTCAATTAGTATATTTCAAGTAGAATGGAATGTATTTGTTTTACCCCAGTAGTCGAACAAAAATGCAGAATGCTTTTGGGTACTAGTAGCAGGTAGACCCCCTCCACAGGTAGATGCTGAATTTTTTGACACGTGACTGCTGTGGTTGTGTAAACAACGATATAGAAAACCTGTTTGATTACATCTAAACCTAAGAGACAACTGGGACTGGGGAGGTAGCGGCTAGGGCCCGGGGGTCCATTTAGTAAATCCTGCATAGTGTTTGGTACAGTTCTTACTTCTTGAGGGCGAGGATGAGGTAGAGGATCCGAGGCATATACAGGTACACTTGGTCAGTTTGGATAGCACGGACGATCATTTTGGCCACATAGTCAGGTTCCAGGATGGGCATGAGAACGGGCCATCTGTAGGAAGCACCCAAAACCAAACAAATCATTTCTCTCACTGATCAGCAGTTCAAAGTAATGGGCTGGCACTCTCTAGTGTGAATCTACATCTAAAAACACACTGCATGCACTGACGCCTTCAAAACTGATTGTCTAAGCCCCTTTTACATTTCACTTCAAATCCTTCAAAATGTTATGCCACGATGAACGTTGTACTTTGTAATCAGTTTCTGCCTTCAGTCTGTTCCTTAAAAGACATAAAACCCATCAACTTTGGAGAACAAATAAAAACCATTGTAGCATCTTGATAAAAACAGGACTTTTGTGTGGGGACTTTCAACATCACAATCTCATTCAAATCTCATCGTGATTGGTTCCTGATTTATGTTCAGAaatttgacagtgtgtgtgtgtgtgtgtgtgtgtgtgtctgagtaacAGGATGTGGTAGGCATTGCTCTGCTCTGTGGCCAGTAAAAAGCTGAACCAAACAGCATGAATAATAAAGTGAGAAAATGGAAGGGCCCAAAGAGCAAGACTGAGGGACGCTGGCATTTTTGTAACTCATtctgacatcacacacacacacacacacacacacacacacacacacacacacacacacacacacacacacgaacacacgcaTACATGCGCGCGCGCCACTCAAACGACCTTGATCACTAGCGACATCTAAGGACATGGCCCTAGGCAGTCCAGGTAGAGCTGGCTCCATGGCATCTATGGTGGTGTCACATAACTAGTAGGGCGAGGTTGCCCCGGCCTAGACAATAATTGAAGGTCATCTACACACCATGGTATACTGCCATTAATTGTATTTCCACTCCCTGGTCTAAATCATATACATTTACTGCTCAAGACAGTTACAAAGTAGAATTTCACCTCCTAGCAAAGTGAAGCTGAGCAAGCATTTTATTGCTTagctacacactgctactacacataGCGCAGTGCAACATTGTACATATTTCCATATTATGTCTACAGTCGCAGCACTTCCTCTAACAGAGCTTATGGTAGCAAAATGTGttctgggtatgtgtgtgtgtgtcagaacggTGGACCCACTTGGTGACAGCGCCGTCAAACATCCCCGTGTTAATGAAGAAGGGACACACGATAGTGGTCTTCACTCCGTTTTTCTTTGTCGCTAGCAGCTCCAGTGCCACAGACTCAGCAAAGCCCACAGCCGCAAACTTACTGGCACAGTAATCTGAGCACAGACAGAGATTAGAGGAATGGGAATGCATTACTCTGAGTGTTCACACTCACACTAAGTGATGTTGGGTAAAATATTTATATCCCACTTTAGAGGGGTAGTGAGTGAGATGAGTATATCTAACCTGCCAGGCCATTGACTCCAATCAGTCCAGCAGAGCTTGCGATGCTCACCAGGTGACCATGGTTACTGGCTATCATTGCAGGGAGAAACGCCTTGTAAGTCTGGGGGAAAACAGATGATCATGGTTGAGAATTACTTTGCTGGCGACATACTACGCATATAATAAAAAATACCCCATGCGCACTGATATTAGGACATGTTCCTTGTCTCTCCTTGTCTTaagtgtttttttatttgatgTTTATCTTACACCTATATTGATATGAGCATGTTGTGTTACGTTTAGCGTTATTTCCATAGGCTGGTCTGGCACATCCTGCGGGCTTAGGCCATCTATCATTCCCTATGCTACTGTTTTACTCTTAGACTTGAAAAGATGGCACTGCAGATCCGCAAAACGTTCAAGAGCatctgactggctgcatcaccgcttggtacggcaactgcaaggcacccattccgcaaggtgctacagagggtggtgagtacgGCACAGTACATCGCTGGACTACCTGCATTGGCCCTTTTTTaactaactctcttgcactgactctatgcacacacactggtctataaccacacacacactcacacacacttacactgacaccccaacacacacataaaatgCGCACACACtcatactgacgccacacacacacacacacacacacacacacacacacacacacacacacacacacacacacacacacacacacacacacacacacacacacacacacacacaccacatacaccacaTACGCTGCTACTGCTCCACATACGCTGTTGCTACAGCTCAGTCTATTATCtatgtcactttacccctaccaatatgtacatagctacctcaatagCCTCGTATCCCTGcatatcgactcggtactggtactcgctgtatatatccatgttattgtttttcattattcactgtgtatctattcctcgtgtcactatttctattttctatttcttatatcttatctttaactctgcatggtTGGAAAAGGACCCTTAAACAtctcactgttagtctacacctgttgtatacgaggcatttgacaaataaaattagatttgatttgattttgatttgacttgtcgcagaaaaatacaaaatgttcATGATAAAATTCCAACTCACCCAGAAGTGAGCATTGGAGTTGACCTCCATAGACTTCTCAATCAGGCTGTCGGGAGCATTCATGAACTTCGTCCCTGTGACAATGCCTGCATTGTTTATCAAGATTGTCACGTCTCCCACTTCCCTTTTCACCTGGCAATAAACACATAATATAGCATGCTGTATAGACGTAACAGGATAAGAACATAAATGGAACTGGGCCTAAATCTACCACACAGATATCACACAGATTACCACTAATCTCTGAGAAATAAAAGGTGCTAAGTAGAACCACACAGTGTTCTTTGGTttgtccccataggggaaccctttttggtgctgggtagaaccctttgcagagggttctttttttaatatatattttttaatgtaagctttatttaactaggcaagtgcgttaagaacaaattcttattttacaatgacagcctactccggccaaatcttcccctaacccagacaacgctgggccaattgtgcaccaccctatgggactcccaatcacagccggttgtgatacagcccatgatcgaaccagggtctgtggtgatgcctctagcaccgtgccactcaggagccctatcTATGTAGGGTACTTCAaagaaccccctgtatatggttctaCCTAGAGCCATTTTATAATCTaaaggttcttcctagaaccGTCTGTGAAGGGTTCTGCCGAGAAACATTTTATCTTTGGAGGGTTCTTCCTAGAATTATCTATGAATGGTTCCACCAGCCTTATTATActttaaaatgtaattatttatgacaatacattacatatatcataAGGCCTTTATTTGAGGGACTAATTATACCCTAATATAGTGGTGTTAGGAATCTCCTGGTTTACTAGAAACATCAGCCCGCAAATCACATTATGCTGGTTTGCAAAATGATCTGTAATTCCTATTGcaatccagccagagttaggataaCCAATTGTGGAATTGTTAATCACCTGCAACCTGCATTCATAATGACTACCAAGGTAGGGAAGATTGAATATTGAGACTACCTCAATTATccaaactggaacaaccatctcagtaacgaAATACATCCAattactaacagattggattatagaaaactgtatgttatttatctttgtgtagcataccATTTATCAACCAAGTAATGTACATGCAAAAAGACAGATATGACAgtaaaacaaacaattctgaaaatatccctgcaatagagcatgctgggaaaaatGATATATGGTTGtatgtatagttgaagtcggaagtttacatacacttaggctggagtcattaaaactcgtttttcaaccactccacaaatttcttgttaacaaactatagttttggcaagtcggttaggacatctactttgtgcatgacacaagtcatttttacaacaattgttaacagacagattatttcacttatatttcacagtatcacaattccagtgggtcagaagtttacatacagtaagttgactgtgtctttaaacagcttggaaaattccagaaaattatgtattggctttataagcttctgataggctaattgacatcatttgagtcaattgtaggtgtacttgtggatgtatttcaaggcctaccttcaaactcagtgcctctttgcttgacatcatgggaaaatcaaaagaaatcagccaagacctcagaaagaaaattgtaaacctccacaagtctggttcatccttgggagcaatttccaaacgcctgaaggtaccacgttcatctgtacaaacaatagtacgcaagtataaacaccatgggaccacacagccttcataccgctcaggaaggagacgcgtcctgtctcctagagatgaacgtactttggtgacgaaaagtgcaaatcaatcccagaacaacagcaaagtaccttgtgaagatgctggtacaaaatgtatctatatccacagtaaaacgagtcctatatcaacataagcTGAAATgctgctcagtaaggaagaagccactgctccaaaaccgccataaaaaagccacacATAGCCATAacggcttgcaagccgaagaacaccatcccaactgtgaagcacaggggtggcagcatcatgttgtgggggtgctttgctgcaggagggactggtgcacttcacaaaatagatggcatcattaacaaggaaaatgatgtggatatattgaagcaacatctcaagacaccagtcaggaagttaaagcttggtcacaaatgggtcttccaaatggacaataaccccaagcatacttccaaagttgtggcaaaatggcttaaggacaacaaagtcaaggtcttggagtggccatcacaaagccctgacctcaatcccatagaacatttctgggcagaactgaaaaattgcgtgcgagcaagaaggcctacaaacctgtcaggaggaatgggccaaaattcacccaacttattgtgggaagcttgaggaaggctCCCCGAAATTTGattcaagttaaacaatttaaaggcaatgctaccaaatactaattgagtgtatgtaaacttctgatccactggaaatgtgatgaaagaaataaaacctgaaatagatcattctctctactattattctgacatgtcacattgttaaaataaagtggtgatcctaactgaccaaagacagggaatatttacttggatgacatttcaggaattgtgaaaaactgagtttaaatgtatttggctgaagtgtatgtaaacttccaacaaCTGTATAACCTTTCTTGCCTGTCAAAGAGTCATCAACCCTTTCTTCCAAAAACGGTTCTTAGAATGTTAAAGGTTCTAGGTATAACCCTATCCCTCCACAAAAAAACtcctttgg from Oncorhynchus mykiss isolate Arlee chromosome 15, USDA_OmykA_1.1, whole genome shotgun sequence includes these protein-coding regions:
- the sdr16c5b gene encoding epidermal retinol dehydrogenase 2 → MNFALETLQVLALSIYYNLEALVKLFIPSRKKSVAGETILITGAGSGIGRLMALEFASMGVTLVLWDISQDGNKETVRLVKQKGAARVHSYICDCSNKAEVYSVADQVKREVGDVTILINNAGIVTGTKFMNAPDSLIEKSMEVNSNAHFWTYKAFLPAMIASNHGHLVSIASSAGLIGVNGLADYCASKFAAVGFAESVALELLATKKNGVKTTIVCPFFINTGMFDGAVTKWPVLMPILEPDYVAKMIVRAIQTDQVYLYMPRILYLILALKNILPTKMGLLLGDYMGAFNFMDAFKGHGKKD